In one uncultured Methanoregula sp. genomic region, the following are encoded:
- a CDS encoding type II toxin-antitoxin system YoeB family toxin codes for MVELIWDERFKKIYRKWIRQHPELKEQFARKIVQFEEDPFHSSLKTHTLSGILKGLWSFRITYEHRLVFDFADESRTKVVLIDIGSHEEVY; via the coding sequence ATGGTTGAACTGATCTGGGACGAGCGGTTTAAGAAGATCTACAGGAAATGGATCCGCCAGCACCCGGAACTGAAGGAGCAGTTCGCCAGAAAAATTGTTCAGTTCGAAGAAGATCCGTTTCATTCGTCACTCAAGACACATACATTAAGCGGGATCCTGAAAGGTCTCTGGTCATTCAGGATTACCTACGAACATCGTCTTGTCTTCGATTTTGCAGATGAAAGCCGGACTAAGGTTGTTTTGATCGATATCGGTTCACACGAGGAAGTGTATTAG
- a CDS encoding type II toxin-antitoxin system VapC family toxin, translating to MAAGSGSDATIFIDANILLNTIFNSGKQSAGCTRFLEEADAGVFPTATSVIVLNEVLHRLIIASVVSSSGIAPESAVHQIKLHPELVREAGAVWEVMEDIRSIRSMKVYGISPATLERSLAIMQEWGLLGNDALHVACMAEHSIGMIATYDRDFSRVSSIKIRKPVETV from the coding sequence ATGGCAGCCGGGTCCGGGAGTGACGCGACTATTTTTATCGATGCAAACATTTTGCTCAATACCATTTTCAACAGCGGAAAGCAATCTGCAGGCTGTACCAGGTTTCTTGAAGAAGCAGATGCGGGTGTATTTCCCACTGCGACTTCAGTGATTGTCTTAAACGAAGTGCTCCACCGTCTCATCATCGCATCCGTCGTAAGCAGCAGCGGTATCGCCCCTGAGTCTGCGGTTCATCAGATAAAACTCCACCCGGAACTTGTCCGCGAAGCAGGAGCCGTCTGGGAAGTCATGGAGGATATCCGTAGCATCCGTTCCATGAAGGTATACGGGATTTCCCCGGCAACGTTAGAACGTTCGCTTGCAATCATGCAGGAATGGGGCCTTCTTGGAAACGATGCACTTCACGTTGCCTGCATGGCAGAGCATTCGATTGGAATGATCGCAACCTATGACCGGGATTTTTCCCGGGTATCCTCGATAAAAATCCGAAAACCGGTCGAAACAGTATGA
- a CDS encoding TIR domain-containing protein, with amino-acid sequence MVEYKHFTGEKMTTRHKVFVSYHHEPDQEYRNQFERICSDIIVSRSVEIGDIDPNLNTEYVRQKIRDEYLKDSTVTVVLVGNQTWQRKHVDWEIYSCLRDSQYNPRSGLLGIILPTYPRADSRYYEKHTIPPRLSDNLQIRNDGKEPFAKIYNWSTNPNEIQQWIHEAFLRKDQIVPINNRPMYGKNHIGSQWSD; translated from the coding sequence ATGGTTGAATACAAACATTTCACTGGTGAAAAAATGACAACGAGACATAAGGTGTTTGTGAGTTATCATCACGAACCCGATCAAGAATATCGTAATCAATTTGAACGTATATGCAGTGATATTATTGTTTCGCGTTCAGTGGAAATCGGAGACATTGATCCGAATTTGAATACTGAATATGTCCGACAAAAAATAAGAGACGAATATTTAAAAGATTCAACAGTAACGGTCGTACTTGTTGGTAACCAAACATGGCAGCGAAAACATGTCGATTGGGAAATATATTCGTGTTTGAGAGATTCTCAATATAATCCTCGATCAGGACTTCTTGGAATAATCCTCCCTACATATCCCAGAGCTGATTCTAGGTATTATGAAAAACACACTATCCCCCCCAGATTATCTGATAATTTACAAATTCGAAATGATGGAAAAGAGCCCTTTGCAAAAATATACAACTGGAGTACGAATCCAAATGAAATACAACAATGGATTCATGAGGCATTTCTAAGAAAAGATCAGATTGTTCCAATAAACAATCGTCCCATGTATGGGAAAAACCACATCGGAAGCCAGTGGTCAGATTAG
- a CDS encoding toll/interleukin-1 receptor domain-containing protein: protein MKKAFITYSHKDAEFIDRLVQDLETPSVSVTLDKRILKPGDSLTKIFEEIGNSDFLLPVLSINSVNAKWVKKELETALIKEIDEENFKVIPIIKDNEDWEDLKKKIPTALREMIRPKFLARFDSKPYEECLPELIGALTPEEEFAKEHAKIQSPNADNPFRRVRTENFESIQILANSFARPESGRYDKIIEIKPTRLEGGRGSGKTMILKSMSAQVGVYRLHKRTFKETNLPYYGVYCRLTQGSFATQAGNILDHITESQANLLFITEFNFQLVNSLIDEIYSCSDRRILDISSKQETDVCQLIGRQIYSGQGTDSTINNFLNLKAAIQNELGILNDYLSRKILGETGNYPGVFINKDKLRTICKTIITNISDLNGKTIYFLLDEYENLLPFQKIVINTYVKWSEQGYFSIKFSSKKTGFKNPQTLEKQEIEEGHDYSRIDLDYDLSKTAHRTFYRNLLLEICQKTLKNEGFKETNIEKVLETKSPFSEYESDVIEMYDQILEKQHKGNYASLGKLQQQEIRKRLEIGALYRVLTKKHKKRHYSGFEDLMTLSSGIIRYFLELCGTSYYYAIQDNVDVKNGKQIKSQHQSDAVYALSGFYLYNIRKNLVQYGADIHRLVIDFGDIFRAKILNHSTEPEAARISIIDPHNLSDGSHEKITKILDLAEMHSVMQTFVGIGGIRPKHKSDVQPSEYILNRIYSPILEYSPRCRWRTPFSTADLEGLINPEAREVIKYNLIQKVSPIPKKSRIIKSEKKSQKKLFPSDTASGD, encoded by the coding sequence ATGAAAAAAGCCTTCATAACGTATTCACACAAGGATGCGGAGTTCATTGATAGGCTAGTCCAAGATTTGGAAACTCCTTCTGTTAGTGTAACTTTAGATAAAAGGATTTTAAAACCCGGCGACTCATTAACGAAAATTTTTGAAGAGATTGGTAATTCTGATTTTTTATTGCCGGTATTATCAATTAATTCTGTAAATGCAAAATGGGTAAAAAAAGAGCTCGAAACTGCGTTGATTAAAGAGATTGACGAAGAAAATTTCAAAGTAATACCAATAATCAAAGATAATGAAGACTGGGAGGATCTCAAAAAGAAAATCCCGACTGCATTAAGAGAGATGATTAGACCAAAATTTCTTGCAAGGTTTGATTCTAAACCTTACGAGGAATGTCTGCCAGAGTTGATAGGAGCTCTTACTCCAGAGGAAGAGTTTGCAAAAGAGCACGCAAAAATTCAATCACCTAATGCTGACAACCCGTTTCGTAGAGTTAGAACAGAAAATTTTGAAAGTATACAAATACTAGCAAATTCATTTGCTCGACCGGAATCTGGACGTTATGATAAGATTATCGAGATAAAACCAACAAGGCTTGAAGGGGGACGAGGGTCAGGAAAAACAATGATTTTGAAATCAATGTCGGCTCAAGTCGGTGTATACAGATTGCATAAGCGTACCTTCAAAGAGACAAATCTTCCATATTACGGGGTATATTGTCGATTGACACAAGGATCATTTGCAACACAAGCGGGTAATATCCTTGATCATATTACTGAGAGTCAAGCGAATCTTCTATTTATTACGGAATTTAATTTCCAATTAGTTAATTCATTAATCGATGAAATTTACTCTTGCTCTGATAGACGTATATTAGATATTTCTTCTAAACAAGAAACGGACGTATGTCAACTTATTGGAAGACAGATCTATTCCGGACAGGGAACTGACTCCACGATAAATAATTTTTTAAATTTAAAGGCGGCGATTCAAAACGAATTAGGTATTCTCAATGATTATCTATCAAGAAAGATTCTTGGTGAAACGGGTAATTATCCAGGTGTATTTATAAATAAAGACAAACTCCGAACGATATGTAAAACGATTATTACCAATATCTCCGATTTGAATGGGAAGACCATATATTTTCTCTTGGATGAATATGAAAACCTCCTTCCATTCCAGAAGATTGTCATTAATACATATGTCAAATGGTCCGAACAAGGATATTTCTCAATAAAATTCTCGTCGAAAAAAACCGGTTTTAAAAATCCTCAAACATTAGAGAAACAAGAAATTGAGGAGGGTCATGATTATAGTCGGATAGACTTGGATTATGATTTATCAAAAACTGCTCACCGTACATTCTACAGGAATTTATTACTCGAAATTTGTCAAAAAACTCTGAAAAATGAAGGCTTCAAAGAAACAAATATCGAAAAAGTCCTTGAAACGAAATCTCCATTTTCTGAATATGAATCCGATGTTATTGAAATGTATGATCAAATTCTTGAAAAGCAACACAAGGGAAATTATGCATCATTAGGAAAACTACAGCAACAGGAAATAAGAAAGCGACTCGAAATTGGTGCTTTATATAGAGTCCTCACAAAAAAACATAAGAAACGCCATTACTCCGGTTTTGAGGATTTAATGACATTATCTTCGGGAATTATTAGATATTTCTTGGAATTATGTGGAACTTCGTATTATTATGCAATTCAGGATAATGTGGATGTGAAAAACGGGAAACAAATAAAAAGTCAACATCAGTCTGATGCAGTATATGCATTATCAGGTTTTTATCTCTATAATATCCGAAAAAATCTTGTTCAATATGGGGCAGATATTCATAGATTAGTGATCGATTTTGGAGATATTTTTAGAGCCAAAATATTAAATCATTCAACAGAACCTGAGGCCGCTCGGATTTCAATAATTGATCCTCATAATTTATCAGATGGATCTCATGAAAAAATTACAAAAATATTAGACTTGGCTGAAATGCATAGTGTAATGCAAACGTTCGTCGGGATTGGGGGGATTAGACCGAAACATAAGTCCGATGTTCAACCAAGTGAATATATTTTAAATAGAATTTATTCCCCGATTCTTGAATATTCTCCAAGATGCCGGTGGAGGACACCATTCAGTACTGCAGATCTTGAAGGATTGATTAATCCCGAGGCTAGAGAGGTAATTAAGTATAATTTAATTCAAAAAGTATCTCCGATCCCCAAGAAATCAAGAATAATTAAATCCGAAAAAAAATCTCAAAAGAAACTGTTTCCTTCT